A genomic segment from Dermacentor silvarum isolate Dsil-2018 chromosome 11, BIME_Dsil_1.4, whole genome shotgun sequence encodes:
- the LOC119433118 gene encoding uncharacterized protein LOC119433118, giving the protein MRIRRRIHLRLWLQLTDSAAHVASSTAAEEVGAVSSTTATAAAAAEPHNGNSRTTFRWNTSWAHLERQEAATRQAPRRQRPAHRPLGDDRNASVVRGTYCARAYPCDTCRYHFDVRLDRREALLNWFRDSDNLDNHVLFLLSVLFASGLAMSLTFAWLEASHRMANRSLWLNVPLGIAFAVHSCLWASVALYCLWQYPKAFWRWKNQTLPLVAQHFIRMTTTSDPAADQMP; this is encoded by the exons ATGCGAATCCGGCGTCGCATTCATTTGCGGTTATGGCTGCAACTGACGGATTCGGCAGCGCACGTGGCTTCGTCTACTGCGGCTGAAGAAGTTGGGGCTGTGTCATCAACCactgccactgctgctgctgctgcagaacCTCACAACGGAAATTCTCGTACGACCTTCAGATGGAACACAAGCTGGG CACACTTGGAGCGCCAAGAAGCGGCTACGAGGCAAGCGCCAAGAAGACAGCGTCCTGCACACAGGCCTCTGG GCGATGACCGAAACGCCAGTGTCGTACGAGGAACATACTGCGCCAGGGCTTACCCTTGTGACACCTGCCGCTACCACTTCGACGTCCGCCTAGACCGACGCGAG GCCTTACTGAACTGGTTCAGGGACAGCGACAACCTGGACAACCACGTGTTGTTTCTGTTAAGCGTGTTGTTCGCCAGTGGGCTGGCGATGTCCCTCACGTTCGCCTGGCTGGAAGCCTCCCATCGGATGGCCAACAGGTCCTTGTGGCTGAATGTGCCGCTGGGGATCGCCTTTGCCGTCCACAGCTGCCTGTGGGCATCCGTGGCTCTCTACTGCCTATG GCAGTACCCCAAGGCATTCTGGAGATGGAAAAACCAGACGCTGCCGCTGGTCGCCCAGCATTTCATCCGCATGACCACGACTTCCGATCCGGCGGCTGACCAAATGCCGTAG
- the LOC125941365 gene encoding uncharacterized protein LOC125941365: MAAPKVSTRRTVLRIAVALAIATYQAVVCADGVKPHQPKIIEKIMGPIVREVELSQLGGPAKRSFRDDRSEVMNKLKMEPIIEPLVVEGFGLPAVAEKGAGGTEKVKEQDGGHNSAGGHETNAESKKVNSVPSSSSGLAEPPSPPSRFGGDPRHVDLMQYFWNKFMATPPEPLPQKPVVGRNEDGVVRTGLQKKEGSNATVSKPEQEVLRIFVKTVSKTNATEAARGGLLSRLSPGMKPFPDLPRNRSAYSVVEAFPAQSPAAVESVLIERIERLELNFSRAFTVMILVMLLMPVACSISCSLDRTRSSALKNRGRSAHTPSVWATKSGKLLRLRGASEDVSKQLPVTRITGPWRA, translated from the exons ATGGCGGCTCCCAAGGTTTCCACCAGAAGGACCGTTCTACGGATCGCGGTCGCCCTGGCCATCGCGACCTACCAGGCGGTCGTCTGCGCCGACGGAGTGAAGCCACATCAACCCAAAATCATCGAGAAGATCATGGGACCCATCGTGCGCGAGGTGGAGCTCTCTCAGCTGGGCGGACCAGCGAAGCGGTCCTTCCGAGACGACCGCAGTGAGGTGATGAACAAG CTCAAGATGGAACCTATCATTGAACCCCTCGTCGTCGAGGGCTTCGGTCTGCCTGCCGTGGCCGAGAAAGGAGCCGGCGGTACGGAGAAAGTCAAGGAGCAGGACGGCGGCCATAATAGCGCCGGCGGCCACGAAACGAATGCCGAGTCGAAGAAAGTCAACAGCGTTCCCTCCTCTTCTTCGGGCCTCGCCGAGCCCCCGTCTCCTCCCTCGCGTTTCGGCGGAGATCCCCGTCACGTGGATCTGATGCAGTACTTCTGGAACAAATTCATGGCCACGCCACCCGAGCCACTGCCTCAGAAGCCGGTCGTCGGCAGGAACGAGGACGGCGTCGTGAGGACAG GGCTGCAGAAGAAAGAGGGAAGCAACGCTACTGTGAGCAAGCCTGAGCAAGAGGTCCTCCGCATTTTCGTGAAGACCGTCTCCAAGACGAATGCCACGGAAGCCGCTAGAGGTGGCCTGCTGTCACGACTGTCCCCTGGGATGAAGCCGTTTCCGGATCTTCCACGAAACCGCAGTGCATACTCGGTTGTCGAAGCGTTTCCCGCACA ATCGCCAGCTGCTGTCGAGAGTGTCCTCATCGAGAGAATCGAGAGACTCGAGCTCAACTTCAGTAGAGCCTTCACCGTGATGATCCTTGTGATGCTGCTCATGCCCGTTGCCTGCAGCATATCCTGCTCACTCGACCGCACCCGGAGCTCCGCGCTGAAGAACCGCGGTCGCAGCGCGCATACGCCTTCGGTGTGGGCGACCAAGAGTGGGAAGCTACTGCGCCTGCGCGGTGCATCGGAGGACGTGTCCAAGCAGCTGCCCGTGACACGCATCACGGGTCCGTGGCGGGCCTAG